Proteins encoded in a region of the Flammeovirga yaeyamensis genome:
- a CDS encoding helix-turn-helix transcriptional regulator: MEKGTDIFYSSIIDKIVLQRKEMGLTQESFAKKIGLSRPTYVNIEQRRHRPTLYTLYNISTFTGKDMNYFFESIPQDKVEQSTVTRKIKNKLNSNEQETLLEFIRKIK, from the coding sequence ATGGAAAAAGGTACAGATATTTTTTATTCCTCTATTATTGATAAAATAGTGCTTCAAAGAAAGGAGATGGGTCTAACTCAAGAATCCTTTGCCAAAAAAATTGGATTATCAAGGCCAACTTATGTCAATATAGAGCAGAGAAGGCATAGACCGACATTATATACTCTTTATAACATATCAACCTTTACCGGTAAGGATATGAACTATTTTTTTGAATCAATACCACAAGATAAAGTAGAACAATCTACTGTTACTCGAAAAATAAAAAATAAACTAAACTCAAATGAACAAGAAACTTTACTTGAGTTCATAAGAAAAATTAAATAA
- a CDS encoding ImmA/IrrE family metallo-endopeptidase, with the protein MIKIKKIEEKADELLKQFNIERAHVNVEKIIKDLGIHIEYGEIGDTVSGFLLSKDGKDTIAVNHSQSEERQRFTLAHELGHFLFHRKGQYDDIFISNIHFRNEKSSTGEHRKEREANSFAAAILMPEQFIENEIEKIELNNIQSVEAIVKSLAKTFKVSEVAMTYRLVNLGYNI; encoded by the coding sequence ATGATTAAAATAAAGAAAATTGAAGAAAAGGCAGATGAGCTTTTAAAGCAATTTAATATTGAAAGAGCTCATGTTAATGTGGAAAAGATTATAAAAGATCTAGGTATACATATTGAGTATGGAGAAATTGGTGATACAGTATCAGGTTTTCTCCTGTCAAAAGATGGGAAAGATACTATTGCTGTTAATCATAGTCAGTCTGAAGAAAGGCAAAGATTTACATTAGCTCATGAGTTAGGACATTTTCTTTTCCATAGAAAGGGTCAATATGATGATATTTTTATTTCAAACATTCATTTTAGAAATGAAAAGTCATCGACAGGGGAACATAGAAAAGAACGTGAAGCTAATTCTTTTGCAGCTGCAATCTTAATGCCTGAACAGTTTATCGAAAATGAGATTGAAAAAATCGAACTTAATAATATACAATCTGTTGAAGCAATAGTCAAATCACTTGCTAAAACTTTTAAAGTCAGTGAAGTGGCGATGACTTATAGATTGGTTAATTTAGGATATAATATATGA